A DNA window from Rossellomorea marisflavi contains the following coding sequences:
- the purM gene encoding phosphoribosylformylglycinamidine cyclo-ligase — protein sequence MANAYRQAGVDIEAGYESVDRIKKHVKRTAREGVLGQLGSFGGMFDLSALNLKEPVLVSGTDGVGTKLKLAFQADRHDTIGIDCVAMCVNDIVVQGAEPLYFLDYIATGKAVPEKIEAIVKGIADGCEQAGCALIGGETAEMPGMYADDEYDIAGFSVGACEKKAIVTGEEIREGDVLIGLASSGIHSNGYSLVRKVFFDDHDFRLEDALPGWDAPLGEVLLTPTKIYVKPVLETLKAFSIKGMSHVTGGGFIENIPRMLPDGLKAHITEGAWDIPPIFGALEEYGRIPREEMYNIFNMGIGFVMAVEKGVAEEVLAFLNGIGGEAAIIGHVAEGNGVTISPASGSGRS from the coding sequence ATGGCTAATGCATATCGGCAAGCAGGAGTTGACATAGAAGCAGGATACGAATCCGTCGATCGGATCAAGAAGCACGTCAAGCGGACGGCCCGGGAAGGCGTCCTTGGTCAGTTGGGGAGCTTCGGCGGCATGTTCGACCTCTCGGCATTGAACTTGAAGGAGCCGGTCCTCGTCTCCGGGACGGACGGAGTCGGGACGAAGCTGAAGCTCGCCTTCCAGGCGGATCGCCATGACACCATCGGCATCGACTGCGTCGCCATGTGTGTGAATGACATCGTGGTCCAGGGAGCGGAACCCCTATATTTCCTTGATTATATTGCCACCGGCAAAGCCGTCCCTGAAAAGATCGAAGCGATCGTCAAAGGGATTGCCGACGGCTGCGAGCAGGCAGGCTGTGCCTTGATCGGCGGAGAAACCGCGGAGATGCCGGGGATGTATGCAGATGATGAGTATGATATTGCCGGATTTTCCGTCGGCGCCTGCGAGAAGAAGGCGATTGTGACGGGAGAAGAGATCCGCGAAGGTGACGTCCTCATCGGCCTCGCGTCCAGCGGTATCCACAGTAACGGCTATTCCCTCGTGAGGAAGGTCTTCTTCGATGATCATGATTTCAGGCTTGAAGATGCGCTTCCCGGATGGGACGCCCCTCTTGGTGAAGTCCTCCTGACACCGACGAAGATTTACGTGAAGCCGGTATTGGAGACGCTGAAGGCATTCTCCATCAAGGGAATGAGCCATGTGACGGGCGGTGGATTCATCGAGAACATCCCGCGTATGCTCCCGGATGGACTGAAAGCCCATATCACCGAAGGGGCGTGGGACATCCCTCCGATCTTCGGAGCCCTTGAAGAATACGGCCGCATCCCGAGGGAAGAGATGTACAACATCTTCAATATGGGGATCGGATTCGTTATGGCCGTCGAGAAGGGAGTGGCTGAAGAGGTCCTTGCCTTCTTGAATGGCATCGGCGGGGAAGCGGCCATCATCGGGCATGTCGCCGAAGGGAACGGCGTGACGATTTCTCCTGCCTCAGGAAGCGGACGATCATGA
- the purB gene encoding adenylosuccinate lyase, giving the protein MIERYTRPEMGAIWTEENRFQSWLEVEILACEAWAEIGDIPKEDVAKIRENAGFNVDRIKEIEEETRHDVVAFTRAVSETLGEERKWVHYGLTSTDVVDTALSYQLKQANAIILKDLERFVEILKNKAIEHKHTVMMGRTHGVHAEPTTFGLKLALWYEEMKRNVDRFKDAAAGVEFGKISGAVGTYANIDPFVEAYVCEKLGITPAPVSTQTLQRDRHAHYMGTLALIATSVEKFAVEVRGLQKSETREVEEFFAKGQKGSSAMPHKRNPIGSENMTGMARVIRGYMLTAYENVPLWHERDISHSSAERVILPDATIALNYMLNRFANIVKNLTVFPENMKRNMDRTLGLIYSQRVLLALIDKGMAREEAYDTVQPKAMEAWEKQVHFRTLVEEEEAITSKLSPAEIDDCFDYNYHLKHVDTIFERCGLVD; this is encoded by the coding sequence ATGATAGAACGTTATACGCGCCCGGAGATGGGAGCCATTTGGACGGAAGAAAATCGCTTCCAATCTTGGTTGGAAGTAGAAATCCTGGCATGCGAAGCCTGGGCTGAGATCGGGGATATCCCGAAGGAAGACGTAGCCAAGATCCGTGAAAATGCAGGATTCAATGTAGACCGCATCAAAGAGATCGAAGAAGAGACGCGCCATGATGTGGTAGCCTTCACACGTGCGGTATCCGAGACGCTCGGAGAAGAACGGAAATGGGTCCATTACGGACTGACGTCGACGGACGTAGTGGATACGGCCCTTTCGTATCAGCTGAAGCAGGCCAACGCCATCATCCTGAAGGATCTGGAACGTTTTGTAGAGATTCTGAAGAACAAAGCCATCGAACATAAGCATACGGTCATGATGGGGCGTACGCACGGGGTGCACGCTGAGCCGACCACGTTCGGATTGAAGCTTGCCCTCTGGTATGAAGAGATGAAGCGTAATGTCGATCGCTTCAAGGACGCTGCGGCCGGTGTTGAATTCGGTAAGATTTCCGGTGCTGTCGGAACATATGCCAACATTGATCCATTCGTTGAAGCGTATGTATGCGAAAAGCTCGGAATCACACCGGCACCTGTTTCCACCCAGACGCTTCAGCGTGACCGTCACGCACATTACATGGGGACACTTGCACTGATTGCAACATCCGTCGAGAAGTTTGCAGTCGAAGTGCGCGGACTCCAAAAAAGTGAGACGCGTGAAGTCGAAGAGTTCTTCGCCAAGGGGCAAAAAGGCTCTTCTGCCATGCCTCATAAACGCAATCCGATCGGTTCCGAGAATATGACCGGGATGGCTCGTGTGATCAGGGGTTATATGCTCACGGCCTATGAAAATGTACCTCTCTGGCATGAGCGCGACATCTCACACTCTTCTGCTGAGCGCGTGATCCTTCCGGATGCTACGATCGCCCTCAACTACATGTTGAACCGCTTTGCCAACATCGTGAAGAACTTGACGGTGTTCCCGGAGAACATGAAGCGCAATATGGACCGTACACTCGGCCTCATCTATTCACAGCGCGTCCTCCTTGCCCTCATCGATAAGGGGATGGCTCGTGAGGAAGCCTACGATACCGTGCAGCCGAAGGCCATGGAAGCATGGGAGAAACAGGTGCACTTCCGCACTCTCGTAGAAGAAGAGGAAGCCATCACATCAAAATTGTCGCCTGCTGAGATCGATGACTGTTTTGATTACAATTACCATTTGAAGCATGTAGATACGATTTTTGAGCGCTGCGGCCTCGTAGACTGA
- the purF gene encoding amidophosphoribosyltransferase: MLTEIKGLNEECGVFGIWGHPNAAQITYYGLHSLQHRGQEGTGIVVSDGERLRCLKGEGLVTEVFHEGTIEKLEGTGAIGHVRYATAGGGGYENVQPLLFNSQTGGLALAHNGNLVNANGLKHQLEGQGSIFQTTSDTEVLAHLIKRSGFSSLKNRVRNALSMVKGAYAFVIMTEDELMVALDPHGLRPLSLGKIGDAYCVASETCAFDIVGAEFIRDVEPGELLVINDEGVTSEKFSFSSGNAMCTMEYVYFSRPDSNIQGVNVHSARKRMGMELAKEAPIEADVVTGVPDSSISSAIGYAEASGIPYELGLIKNRYVGRTFIQPSQSLREQGVKMKLSPVRGVVEGKRVVMVDDSIVRGTTSRRIVSMLKEAGAKEVHVCISSPPIKNPCFYGIDTSTHEELIAANNSVEEMRQIIGADSLTFLSTEGVMKAIDRNDNSDNRGQCLACFTGKYPTEIYPDTLHPHEKELVK; the protein is encoded by the coding sequence ATGCTTACTGAAATCAAAGGCTTAAACGAAGAGTGCGGTGTGTTCGGCATCTGGGGTCATCCCAATGCCGCACAGATCACTTATTATGGACTCCACAGCCTGCAGCACAGGGGACAGGAGGGGACGGGAATCGTCGTATCTGACGGGGAACGCCTCCGCTGCCTGAAGGGAGAAGGCCTCGTCACAGAGGTTTTCCATGAAGGGACAATCGAGAAGCTGGAAGGAACGGGAGCCATCGGCCATGTCCGCTATGCTACGGCTGGAGGCGGCGGGTATGAAAACGTACAGCCCCTCCTCTTCAACTCCCAGACCGGCGGCCTTGCCCTCGCCCATAACGGGAACCTGGTGAATGCCAACGGACTCAAGCATCAGCTTGAAGGACAGGGGAGCATCTTCCAGACGACCTCGGATACAGAGGTCCTGGCCCATCTGATCAAACGAAGCGGATTTTCCAGCCTGAAGAACCGCGTCCGCAATGCCCTTTCCATGGTCAAGGGAGCGTATGCCTTCGTCATCATGACCGAAGATGAGCTCATGGTCGCCCTCGATCCCCATGGACTGCGCCCTCTTTCACTCGGGAAGATCGGGGATGCGTACTGTGTGGCATCTGAAACATGTGCGTTTGATATCGTCGGGGCGGAATTCATCCGGGACGTCGAGCCTGGTGAACTTCTTGTCATCAATGATGAAGGTGTGACATCCGAGAAATTCAGTTTCTCCAGCGGCAACGCCATGTGCACGATGGAATATGTGTATTTCTCCAGACCGGACAGCAATATCCAAGGTGTGAACGTCCACTCCGCACGGAAGCGGATGGGGATGGAGCTTGCGAAGGAAGCACCGATCGAAGCGGACGTCGTGACGGGGGTGCCGGACTCCAGTATCTCGAGTGCCATCGGATATGCAGAGGCTTCGGGCATCCCGTATGAGCTCGGGCTCATCAAGAACCGTTACGTCGGCAGGACGTTCATCCAGCCGTCCCAATCGCTGCGTGAGCAAGGCGTGAAGATGAAACTCTCCCCGGTGCGCGGCGTCGTGGAAGGGAAGCGGGTCGTGATGGTCGATGACTCCATCGTACGCGGAACGACAAGCAGGCGGATCGTCAGCATGCTGAAAGAAGCGGGGGCGAAGGAAGTTCACGTGTGCATCAGCTCGCCGCCGATCAAGAATCCGTGCTTCTACGGCATCGATACGTCCACACATGAAGAGTTGATCGCAGCGAACAACTCCGTGGAAGAGATGAGGCAGATCATCGGAGCTGATTCCCTCACGTTTTTGTCAACGGAAGGGGTCATGAAGGCGATCGACCGGAACGACAATTCCGACAATCGCGGGCAGTGTCTGGCATGCTTCACAGGGAAGTATCCGACTGAGATCTATCCGGATACCCTTCATCCACACGAAAAAGAGCTAGTGAAATAG
- the purC gene encoding phosphoribosylaminoimidazolesuccinocarboxamide synthase: MEKGSLLYEGKAKRIYATDDPDVVWIHYKNSATAFNGEKKADIAGKGVLNNKISSLLFSKLAERGIQSHFIKQLSDEEQLVKKVDIIPLEVVVRNVIAGSLSKRLGREEGEEMPSPIIEFYYKDDALGDPLINDDHIDYLGVATSEERREIRDMALQVNRVLQTIFNEAGVILVDFKLEFGKDREGQILLGDEVSPDTCRLWDAETRQKLDKDVFRRGIGSLTEVYAIILERLGGTAHV; encoded by the coding sequence ATGGAAAAAGGCTCGCTGTTATACGAAGGAAAAGCCAAACGGATTTACGCAACGGATGACCCTGATGTCGTATGGATCCATTATAAAAATTCCGCCACGGCCTTCAATGGGGAAAAGAAGGCGGATATCGCTGGGAAGGGCGTCCTGAATAACAAGATTTCCAGTCTGTTATTTTCAAAGCTTGCCGAACGCGGCATCCAGAGTCATTTCATCAAACAGCTGTCGGATGAAGAGCAGCTTGTGAAAAAGGTGGATATCATTCCACTCGAAGTCGTGGTCCGCAATGTGATCGCAGGCAGCCTGTCGAAGCGTCTGGGCAGGGAGGAAGGCGAGGAGATGCCTTCACCGATCATCGAGTTTTACTACAAGGATGATGCGCTGGGGGATCCACTCATCAATGATGACCACATCGATTACCTTGGGGTTGCGACCAGTGAAGAGCGCCGGGAGATCAGGGATATGGCCCTTCAGGTCAACCGCGTCCTGCAAACGATCTTCAATGAGGCTGGTGTGATCCTCGTCGATTTCAAGCTTGAGTTCGGAAAGGACCGGGAAGGACAGATACTCCTCGGGGATGAAGTATCGCCGGATACATGCCGATTATGGGATGCCGAGACGCGCCAGAAGCTCGACAAAGATGTGTTCAGAAGAGGAATCGGTAGTTTGACAGAAGTATATGCCATCATACTAGAGCGATTGGGAGGAACTGCACATGTATAA
- the purL gene encoding phosphoribosylformylglycinamidine synthase subunit PurL has protein sequence MSLMLEPTSKTVKEEKLYRDMGLTDEEFTMVEEILGRTPNYTETGLFSVMWSEHCSYKNSKPVLRKFPVTGERVLQGPGEGAGIVDIGDDQAVVFKIESHNHPSAIEPYQGAATGVGGIIRDVFSMGARPIALLNSLRFGELDSPRVQYLFKEVVAGIAGYGNCIGIPTVGGEVQFDASYEGNPLVNAMCVGLIDHKDIKKGQAHGVGNTVMYVGAKTGRDGIHGATFASEELNEGSDEKRPAVQVGDPFMEKLLLEACLELIHNDALVGIQDMGAAGLTSSSAEMASKAGSGIEMNLDLIPQRETGMTAYEMMLSESQERMLIVVKKGREQEIVDLFSKYDLEAVSVGHVTDDQRLRLTHKGEVVADVPVDALAEEAPVYHKPSKEAAYYKEFQAMETPVPTVDDYKETLLSLLQQPTISSKEWVYDQYDHQVRTSTVVSPGSDAAVVRVRGTRKALAMTTDCNSRYLYLDPEVGGKIAVAEAARNIVCSGAIPLAITDCLNFGNPEKPEIFWQIEKSVDGMSEACRELSTPVIGGNVSLYNESMGTAIYPTPVVGMVGLIEDIDHITTQSFKAEGDLIYLLGETLEEFGGSELQKMTEGKIFGHAPAIDLKVELRRQMQLLEAIQEGLVASAHDLAEGGLSVALAESAFGTEGLGAEVTLAGSNPVADLFSETQSRFLITVKPEHQEAFERLVSETTLIGRVTDDAAISINSEGEGGLINASVQELEAAWKGAIPCLLKSKA, from the coding sequence ATGTCGTTAATGCTTGAACCGACTTCAAAGACAGTTAAAGAGGAAAAGCTTTACCGGGATATGGGGTTGACCGATGAAGAATTCACGATGGTGGAAGAGATCCTCGGAAGGACACCGAACTATACGGAAACCGGCCTTTTCTCGGTCATGTGGTCCGAGCACTGCAGCTACAAGAACTCTAAGCCGGTCCTCCGCAAGTTCCCGGTCACGGGCGAACGCGTCCTGCAGGGTCCTGGGGAAGGCGCGGGAATCGTCGATATCGGCGACGACCAGGCCGTGGTCTTCAAGATCGAGAGCCATAACCACCCATCAGCCATCGAACCCTACCAGGGGGCGGCGACGGGTGTCGGAGGCATCATCCGTGATGTATTCTCCATGGGGGCTCGCCCTATCGCACTCCTCAACTCTCTTCGCTTTGGAGAGTTGGATTCTCCTCGTGTTCAGTATCTATTTAAAGAAGTAGTGGCAGGGATCGCCGGCTACGGGAACTGCATCGGCATCCCGACGGTCGGGGGTGAAGTGCAATTCGACGCTTCCTATGAGGGGAATCCCCTCGTCAATGCCATGTGTGTCGGATTGATCGACCATAAAGACATCAAGAAGGGCCAGGCCCACGGAGTCGGCAACACCGTCATGTACGTCGGCGCGAAGACAGGACGCGACGGGATCCACGGGGCGACATTTGCGTCGGAGGAGCTCAACGAAGGATCGGACGAGAAGCGTCCAGCCGTTCAGGTAGGCGACCCGTTCATGGAGAAATTGCTCCTTGAAGCGTGCCTTGAGCTCATCCATAACGATGCACTTGTCGGGATCCAGGATATGGGGGCTGCAGGACTGACAAGCTCCTCGGCTGAAATGGCTTCAAAAGCCGGATCCGGTATTGAGATGAACCTTGACCTGATCCCGCAGCGTGAAACGGGGATGACGGCGTATGAAATGATGCTGTCTGAGTCCCAGGAACGCATGCTCATCGTCGTCAAGAAAGGACGCGAGCAGGAAATCGTCGATCTCTTCTCCAAATATGATCTTGAAGCGGTATCCGTCGGGCATGTAACGGATGACCAGCGTCTCCGCCTCACCCATAAAGGCGAAGTCGTAGCCGATGTGCCGGTCGATGCACTGGCTGAAGAAGCACCGGTCTACCATAAACCATCCAAAGAAGCGGCGTACTACAAGGAATTCCAGGCGATGGAGACCCCGGTGCCGACTGTGGACGATTATAAAGAAACCCTTCTCTCCCTCCTTCAGCAGCCGACGATTTCAAGCAAGGAATGGGTCTATGATCAATATGACCATCAGGTGAGGACGAGTACGGTTGTCAGCCCGGGCTCCGATGCGGCTGTCGTCCGCGTGCGCGGGACAAGGAAGGCCCTTGCCATGACAACGGACTGTAATTCTCGCTATCTGTATCTCGATCCGGAAGTAGGCGGGAAGATTGCTGTTGCAGAAGCAGCCCGTAACATCGTCTGCTCAGGAGCGATCCCCCTTGCCATCACAGACTGCCTGAACTTCGGTAATCCCGAGAAGCCGGAGATTTTCTGGCAGATCGAGAAATCGGTCGATGGGATGAGTGAAGCCTGCCGGGAGCTGAGCACACCGGTCATCGGAGGGAATGTATCCCTTTATAATGAATCAATGGGAACAGCGATCTACCCGACACCGGTTGTCGGTATGGTCGGCTTGATCGAAGACATCGACCACATCACCACCCAAAGCTTCAAAGCGGAAGGGGACCTCATCTATCTGCTGGGTGAAACGCTCGAAGAGTTCGGAGGCAGCGAGCTTCAGAAGATGACGGAAGGGAAGATCTTCGGCCATGCACCGGCGATCGATCTGAAAGTGGAGCTTCGTCGTCAGATGCAGCTTCTCGAAGCCATCCAGGAAGGCCTTGTCGCCTCTGCCCATGATCTTGCAGAAGGCGGTCTGTCTGTCGCCCTTGCTGAATCGGCTTTCGGAACGGAAGGCCTTGGAGCGGAAGTGACGCTGGCAGGATCAAACCCTGTAGCGGATCTGTTCAGTGAAACTCAATCCCGCTTCCTCATCACCGTCAAGCCGGAACATCAGGAAGCATTTGAACGGCTAGTATCTGAAACGACCCTCATCGGTCGCGTAACGGATGATGCGGCCATATCCATCAATTCCGAGGGTGAAGGCGGCCTCATCAATGCATCGGTCCAAGAGCTGGAAGCAGCTTGGAAAGGAGCCATCCCATGCTTACTGAAATCAAAGGCTTAA
- the purN gene encoding phosphoribosylglycinamide formyltransferase, with product MKKIAVFASGSGSNFQSIVDEIDSGTLEADVRLLVCDRPGARATERAEAAGIPVFSFRAKEYESKEAFEREIIRELEAAGVEFIVLAGYMRLIGPTLLEAFGGRIVNIHPSILPAFPGKDAIGQAFDGGVKVTGVTIHYVDAGMDTGEIIAQEAVTVEEDETRESLQRKIQAVEHRLYPATLRDLFRKKVMGRSL from the coding sequence ATGAAGAAGATTGCCGTGTTTGCATCGGGGAGCGGAAGCAACTTTCAATCGATCGTGGATGAAATCGACAGCGGTACGCTTGAAGCCGATGTCCGCCTGCTCGTATGCGATCGCCCCGGTGCCAGGGCGACGGAGCGTGCGGAAGCGGCAGGGATCCCAGTCTTCTCCTTCCGGGCGAAAGAGTATGAAAGCAAGGAAGCCTTCGAACGTGAGATCATCCGCGAACTGGAAGCGGCAGGGGTGGAGTTCATCGTCCTTGCCGGTTACATGAGGCTGATCGGGCCGACACTGCTGGAGGCGTTCGGCGGAAGGATCGTCAATATCCATCCTTCCATCCTGCCGGCATTTCCGGGCAAGGATGCCATCGGACAGGCGTTCGATGGCGGGGTGAAGGTGACCGGGGTCACGATTCATTATGTGGACGCCGGAATGGATACGGGTGAGATCATCGCCCAGGAAGCCGTGACCGTGGAGGAAGATGAAACAAGAGAGTCCCTTCAGCGCAAGATCCAGGCAGTCGAGCACCGTTTGTACCCGGCAACATTACGCGACCTGTTCAGAAAAAAAGTGATGGGTCGATCGCTTTAA
- the purQ gene encoding phosphoribosylformylglycinamidine synthase subunit PurQ, with protein sequence MKFAVIVFPGSNCDVDMYHAIKDEIGEEVEYVWHEEASLEGFDAILLPGGFSYGDYLRSGAIARFSNVMKEVIKAAGEGKPVLGVCNGFQVLLESGLLPGAMRRNDHLKFICKTVPLKVETNETMFTNSYEKGDEIQIPIAHGEGNYFCDEETLKELKANNQIVFTYGGDNPNGSVADIAGITNHAGNVLGMMPHPERAMEPLLGSEDGKKLFQSIVKHWREQHVVNA encoded by the coding sequence ATGAAGTTCGCGGTCATCGTATTTCCAGGATCCAACTGTGATGTAGACATGTATCATGCGATCAAGGATGAAATCGGCGAGGAAGTCGAGTATGTATGGCATGAGGAAGCGAGCCTTGAAGGCTTCGATGCCATCCTGCTGCCCGGCGGATTCTCGTATGGCGACTATCTCCGTTCAGGTGCCATCGCCCGTTTCTCCAACGTCATGAAGGAAGTGATCAAGGCTGCGGGAGAAGGAAAGCCCGTACTTGGTGTATGCAATGGATTCCAGGTACTGCTTGAATCCGGACTTCTGCCAGGTGCCATGAGACGGAACGATCATCTGAAGTTCATCTGCAAGACCGTACCGTTGAAGGTCGAAACCAATGAAACGATGTTCACGAACAGCTATGAAAAGGGTGACGAGATCCAGATCCCGATTGCCCATGGAGAAGGCAATTATTTCTGTGACGAAGAGACGCTCAAGGAACTGAAGGCCAACAATCAGATCGTGTTCACCTACGGCGGGGATAATCCGAACGGAAGCGTAGCGGATATTGCCGGGATCACGAATCACGCAGGCAACGTCCTTGGTATGATGCCTCACCCTGAGAGGGCCATGGAACCTTTACTAGGTAGTGAAGACGGGAAGAAATTATTTCAATCGATTGTGAAGCACTGGAGGGAACAACATGTCGTTAATGCTTGA
- the purH gene encoding bifunctional phosphoribosylaminoimidazolecarboxamide formyltransferase/IMP cyclohydrolase, with translation MKKRALISVSDKSGVIEFASELRALGFEIISTGGTKRLLRDSGVEVIGVEDVTGFPEILEGRVKTLHPFIHGGLLAKRGEESHLEQMKEQGIEGIDLVCVNLYPFQQTISKPNVEADEAIENIDIGGPTMLRAAAKNHQYVTVVVDHLDYEDVLAELKVNGVVPHEKRRKLAAKVFRHTAAYDAYIAEYMTELAGEENPERLTRTFELKQALRYGENPHQEASFYRSALGSDFSIAMARQLHGKELSYNNISDANAALQIVKEFDGPAAVAVKHMNPCGVGVGETILEAYEKAYEADSTSIFGGIVALNRQVDEATARMLHEIFLEIVIAPAFSDEAFEILSGKKNIRLMTVPFDSVKKSERRLTSVEGGLLVQADDTHTLEQADVRVVTKRQPTEEEWDALKLGWKVVKHVKSNAIVVTDDQMTLGVGAGQMNRVGAAKIALEQAGERAKGASLASDAFFPMGDTVETAAAAGITAIIQPGGSIRDEESIKMADEHGIAMVFTGVRHFKH, from the coding sequence TTGAAAAAAAGAGCATTGATCAGTGTTTCGGATAAAAGCGGAGTGATCGAATTTGCAAGCGAGCTCCGGGCATTGGGTTTTGAGATCATTTCAACAGGAGGTACGAAGCGTCTTCTTCGTGACAGCGGAGTAGAAGTCATCGGAGTAGAAGACGTGACTGGGTTCCCTGAGATCCTTGAAGGGCGCGTCAAGACCCTTCATCCGTTCATTCATGGCGGTCTTCTGGCTAAGCGCGGCGAGGAAAGCCATCTTGAGCAGATGAAAGAGCAGGGCATCGAAGGAATCGATCTTGTCTGTGTCAACCTGTATCCATTCCAACAAACGATCTCCAAACCGAATGTCGAAGCGGATGAGGCCATCGAGAACATCGATATCGGTGGACCGACGATGCTTCGTGCCGCAGCAAAGAATCATCAATATGTCACTGTCGTCGTCGATCACCTTGATTACGAAGACGTGCTGGCCGAGCTCAAAGTCAATGGAGTCGTTCCTCATGAGAAACGCAGGAAGCTAGCGGCCAAAGTGTTCCGCCATACAGCCGCGTATGATGCCTATATCGCAGAATATATGACCGAACTTGCAGGCGAAGAAAACCCTGAGCGCCTGACCCGCACGTTCGAGCTGAAGCAGGCGCTGCGATACGGTGAAAATCCACACCAGGAGGCATCCTTCTATCGTTCAGCCCTTGGGTCGGATTTCTCCATTGCCATGGCGAGACAGCTTCACGGGAAGGAGCTTTCCTATAACAACATCAGCGATGCCAATGCAGCCCTTCAGATCGTAAAGGAATTCGACGGTCCGGCAGCGGTCGCCGTCAAGCATATGAACCCTTGCGGAGTCGGTGTCGGGGAAACGATTCTCGAAGCGTACGAAAAGGCGTATGAAGCGGACTCCACGTCCATTTTCGGCGGCATCGTCGCCTTGAACCGCCAGGTAGATGAAGCGACAGCCAGAATGCTTCATGAGATTTTCCTTGAGATCGTCATCGCTCCTGCATTCAGCGACGAAGCATTCGAGATCCTTTCAGGCAAGAAGAATATCAGGCTCATGACCGTACCGTTCGATTCCGTGAAGAAATCGGAGCGCCGATTGACATCGGTTGAGGGCGGCCTGCTTGTACAGGCAGACGATACGCACACCCTCGAGCAGGCAGATGTCCGCGTCGTGACGAAACGTCAACCGACAGAAGAAGAATGGGATGCACTGAAGCTCGGATGGAAGGTCGTCAAACACGTGAAATCCAACGCCATCGTCGTGACGGACGATCAGATGACCCTCGGTGTCGGTGCAGGTCAGATGAACCGTGTCGGCGCCGCCAAGATCGCCCTTGAACAGGCGGGTGAACGAGCGAAGGGTGCGTCCCTCGCTTCCGATGCCTTCTTCCCGATGGGAGATACTGTCGAGACGGCAGCGGCAGCCGGCATCACGGCCATCATCCAACCGGGCGGGTCGATCCGGGACGAGGAATCGATCAAGATGGCGGATGAGCATGGAATCGCCATGGTCTTCACGGGCGTGCGCCATTTCAAACATTAA
- the purS gene encoding phosphoribosylformylglycinamidine synthase subunit PurS, translating to MYKVKVYITLRESVLDPQGSVVKNALHSMEFTEVEEVRVGKYMELSLPSSVKNVEAAVEEMCHRLLANPVIEDYRYEIEESVAQ from the coding sequence ATGTATAAAGTCAAAGTATATATCACCCTGAGAGAAAGCGTATTGGACCCACAAGGAAGCGTCGTGAAGAATGCCCTGCATTCCATGGAGTTCACGGAAGTGGAAGAGGTTCGTGTCGGGAAATATATGGAGCTGAGCCTCCCGTCATCTGTAAAAAACGTTGAGGCGGCCGTTGAAGAGATGTGCCACCGCCTGCTTGCCAATCCGGTCATCGAAGACTACCGATATGAAATCGAGGAGAGTGTCGCTCAATGA